From one Cupriavidus sp. P-10 genomic stretch:
- a CDS encoding Bug family tripartite tricarboxylate transporter substrate binding protein, protein MQRQGQTHGKVPRLRACGRRLVAASAAALACGVLAAWMPIARAEAFYPEKPVTLVVPGPPGGITDQLGRLVAARMARDGGIRVVVDNRPGAGGNLATELAARAEPDGYTVLMGTQGTMASNQYLYKALRFDPARDFVAAQGLVSIPNVLVVNSRLPYQSVKDLVTFAKANPDKLTVSSAGNGTGTHLAAELFQAQAGVRFVHIPYKGSAPSINDLLAGQVDMTFDYPVSTLAQIQAGKLRALAVTGATRLPALPQVPTIAEAGYPAAESTSWIGLFFPARTPAAIVARWQAEVGRMLKDPAAVEALNKMGGVPLPLAGQPFAGFIQAERSKWKATIERSGATID, encoded by the coding sequence ATGCAAAGACAAGGGCAAACGCATGGCAAGGTGCCGCGCCTGCGCGCGTGCGGGAGAAGGCTGGTCGCGGCGAGTGCCGCGGCACTGGCATGTGGCGTACTGGCCGCGTGGATGCCCATTGCGCGGGCAGAGGCGTTCTATCCGGAGAAGCCGGTCACGCTGGTGGTGCCAGGGCCGCCCGGCGGCATTACCGACCAGCTCGGCCGACTGGTCGCGGCACGCATGGCGCGCGACGGCGGCATCCGCGTCGTCGTCGACAATCGCCCCGGCGCGGGCGGCAACCTGGCCACCGAGCTGGCGGCACGGGCCGAGCCTGACGGCTATACGGTGCTGATGGGCACGCAAGGAACCATGGCCAGCAACCAGTACCTGTACAAGGCGCTGCGCTTCGATCCGGCCCGGGATTTCGTTGCCGCGCAGGGGCTGGTTTCGATCCCCAATGTGCTGGTCGTGAACAGCCGCCTGCCGTACCAGTCGGTCAAGGACCTGGTCACGTTCGCCAAGGCGAATCCGGACAAGCTGACGGTGTCTTCCGCCGGCAACGGTACCGGCACGCACCTCGCCGCCGAACTGTTCCAGGCGCAGGCCGGCGTCAGGTTCGTGCATATCCCGTACAAGGGCAGCGCGCCTTCCATCAATGACCTGCTGGCAGGGCAGGTCGACATGACCTTCGACTATCCGGTTTCCACCCTGGCGCAGATCCAGGCGGGCAAGCTGCGCGCGCTCGCCGTCACTGGCGCCACGCGCCTGCCGGCGCTGCCGCAGGTGCCAACCATTGCCGAGGCCGGCTATCCGGCGGCGGAGTCCACTTCGTGGATCGGCCTGTTCTTCCCGGCGCGCACGCCTGCCGCCATCGTGGCCAGGTGGCAGGCGGAGGTCGGGCGCATGTTGAAGGATCCCGCCGCTGTGGAGGCCCTGAACAAGATGGGCGGGGTGCCGTTGCCGCTGGCCGGCCAGCCGTTCGCCGGTTTCATCCAGGCCGAGCGCAGCAAGTGGAAGGCCACCATCGAGCGCTCGGGCGCCACCATCGACTGA
- a CDS encoding Bug family tripartite tricarboxylate transporter substrate binding protein, with amino-acid sequence MQDRISRQRRRILAAAASGALAVLAAPAGAQAQNYPERVIRIVSVASPGTGIDDYTRLLAKFLSQKLGQGVVVENRPGANMIIASDYVAKSAPDGYTLLLTASSAMSANPYLFRQLPYNPGKDFVPVARMSSLPVALVVAASSPYKSVSDLVDAARARPGKLNGASSSTGYRLTAAAFTEAAGIRTVDVPYKATATLLPDLIGRNVDFTMVEFTAALPLIQSNKLRALAVLSPRRVSLLPEVPTLAEAGMQNNTVVEAVSRINWSGLFAPAGTPAPIVDKIARLTLEFVNSPEAMVHYASRGSLPNPGSGAELGKAVMADQQTWKRLIAASGLQPE; translated from the coding sequence ATGCAAGATCGCATTTCACGCCAGCGCCGCCGCATTCTCGCTGCCGCCGCCAGCGGCGCGCTGGCGGTCCTGGCCGCCCCGGCGGGGGCGCAGGCACAGAACTATCCGGAACGCGTGATCAGGATCGTATCCGTTGCCAGCCCCGGCACCGGCATCGACGACTACACCCGGCTCCTGGCGAAATTCCTGTCGCAGAAGCTGGGGCAGGGCGTCGTGGTGGAGAACCGGCCAGGCGCCAACATGATCATCGCCAGTGACTATGTGGCCAAGTCCGCGCCTGACGGCTACACGCTGCTGCTCACCGCATCCAGCGCGATGTCGGCGAACCCCTACCTGTTCAGGCAACTGCCGTACAACCCGGGCAAGGATTTCGTGCCGGTGGCGCGCATGTCGTCGCTGCCGGTGGCGCTGGTAGTCGCCGCGAGTTCTCCGTACAAGTCGGTTTCGGATCTCGTCGACGCCGCACGCGCCCGGCCCGGCAAGCTCAACGGCGCCAGCAGCAGCACCGGCTACCGGCTGACGGCAGCGGCGTTCACGGAGGCGGCGGGCATCAGGACGGTGGATGTACCCTACAAGGCGACCGCAACGCTGTTGCCGGACCTGATTGGCCGCAATGTGGACTTCACCATGGTCGAGTTCACCGCGGCACTGCCGCTGATCCAGTCGAACAAGCTGCGCGCGCTGGCGGTGCTCAGCCCGCGGCGCGTATCGTTGCTGCCAGAGGTGCCGACGCTGGCTGAAGCCGGCATGCAGAACAACACCGTGGTTGAGGCGGTGTCGCGCATCAACTGGAGCGGCCTGTTTGCGCCGGCAGGCACGCCGGCGCCGATCGTCGACAAGATCGCCAGGCTGACGCTGGAGTTTGTGAACTCGCCTGAAGCCATGGTCCACTACGCGAGCCGTGGCAGCTTGCCTAACCCGGGCAGCGGGGCGGAACTTGGCAAGGCCGTGATGGCGGACCAGCAGACATGGAAGCGGCTGATCGCGGCGTCCGGCCTGCAGCCCGAATAG
- a CDS encoding SDR family NAD(P)-dependent oxidoreductase translates to MSLLEGKVIIVTGAGAGVGKGIALEAARQGARVIVNDLGVNIDGSGGSAGPAQQAVDEIKAAGGEAAASTDSVADWNPAQKIVQQALDLYGRVDGVVNNAGNLRDIIFHKMSEDDFDAVIRVHLKGSWNVSRAVAPHFKAQESGAFVHMTSTAGLIGNFGQANYSAAKLGVVGLSKSIAVDMQKFNVRSNCIAPFAFTRMVGSIPTNTPEAAERMKINMRLEAGKIAPFTLALLTDRAKHVTGQVFGVRNNEIYLFSQPRPIRTAHNGEGWTVDSCVERAIPMFQDSFYKLDLSRDVFGWDPV, encoded by the coding sequence ATGAGCTTGCTTGAAGGGAAAGTCATTATCGTCACGGGCGCCGGTGCCGGCGTCGGCAAAGGTATCGCGCTGGAAGCAGCGCGCCAGGGCGCGCGCGTGATCGTCAACGACCTGGGCGTCAACATCGACGGGTCCGGCGGCAGTGCGGGCCCGGCCCAGCAGGCCGTTGACGAGATCAAGGCGGCCGGCGGCGAGGCAGCGGCCAGCACCGACAGCGTGGCGGACTGGAACCCGGCGCAGAAGATCGTGCAGCAGGCGCTGGACCTGTATGGCCGCGTCGATGGCGTGGTCAACAATGCCGGCAACCTGCGCGACATCATCTTCCACAAGATGAGCGAAGACGACTTCGATGCCGTGATCCGCGTGCACCTGAAGGGCAGCTGGAACGTGTCGCGCGCCGTGGCGCCGCATTTCAAGGCGCAGGAAAGCGGCGCCTTCGTGCACATGACCTCGACCGCAGGCCTGATCGGCAATTTCGGCCAGGCTAACTACTCGGCGGCCAAGCTCGGCGTCGTCGGCCTGTCGAAGTCCATCGCGGTCGATATGCAGAAGTTCAATGTCCGTTCGAACTGCATCGCACCGTTTGCCTTCACGCGCATGGTGGGCAGCATTCCGACCAACACGCCGGAAGCGGCCGAACGCATGAAGATCAACATGCGCCTGGAAGCCGGCAAGATCGCGCCGTTCACGCTGGCGTTGCTGACGGATCGGGCGAAGCACGTCACCGGACAGGTCTTCGGCGTGCGCAACAACGAGATCTACCTGTTCTCGCAGCCGCGCCCGATCCGCACCGCCCACAACGGCGAAGGCTGGACCGTCGACAGCTGCGTCGAGCGCGCCATCCCGATGTTCCAGGATTCCTTCTACAAGCTGGACCTGTCGCGCGACGTGTTCGGCTGGGATCCGGTCTGA
- a CDS encoding AMP-binding protein yields the protein MARMQPRYRDAALRTAQAIHEVRPDGTLLLRAGTAPVPSPHLGFSGFVKGWARQRATQTALAQRDSAGAWRTLCWGDFHRQMLAVAAGLLEMGPSRQQPLMILSGNSIEHAVVVAAAEYVGIPCAAVSAAYSLQSQDFVRLKDVHKLLAPAAVFVQSAPGFARALRALALPAQATIAVEEAADGNMRWDALLDTELTPQRLARIEAAHGAVRAEHIARIFFTSGSTGVPKGVVTRERRKALIEALYQEPVPAAIAALG from the coding sequence ATGGCACGAATGCAGCCGCGGTATCGCGACGCCGCTCTGCGCACCGCGCAGGCGATCCACGAGGTGCGCCCCGATGGCACGCTGCTGCTGCGCGCCGGCACGGCGCCGGTGCCATCGCCGCACCTGGGCTTCAGCGGCTTCGTCAAGGGCTGGGCGCGGCAGCGCGCCACGCAGACCGCGCTGGCCCAGCGCGACAGCGCCGGCGCCTGGCGCACGCTTTGCTGGGGCGACTTCCACCGGCAGATGCTGGCGGTGGCGGCCGGATTGCTTGAGATGGGCCCGTCGCGCCAACAGCCCCTGATGATCCTGTCGGGCAATTCGATCGAGCATGCCGTGGTGGTGGCAGCCGCCGAATACGTGGGCATTCCCTGCGCCGCGGTATCCGCCGCCTATTCGCTGCAGAGCCAGGACTTCGTGCGGCTGAAAGATGTCCATAAGCTGCTGGCGCCGGCCGCGGTGTTCGTGCAATCGGCGCCCGGCTTTGCCCGCGCGCTGCGGGCACTGGCGCTGCCGGCGCAGGCGACTATTGCCGTGGAGGAAGCCGCCGACGGGAATATGAGGTGGGACGCGCTGCTCGATACCGAGCTGACACCGCAACGCCTGGCGCGGATCGAGGCAGCGCACGGCGCGGTGCGCGCCGAACACATCGCGCGGATTTTCTTTACCTCGGGGTCCACCGGCGTGCCCAAAGGCGTGGTCACGCGTGAGCGCCGCAAGGCGCTGATTGAAGCGCTCTATCAGGAGCCGGTGCCCGCGGCCATTGCCGCACTGGGCTGA
- a CDS encoding LuxR C-terminal-related transcriptional regulator, whose translation MTRAPDAPARLAQRARIVLLAASGEQNKAIAPQLGISRAQVARWRERYAMSGVSGILRDLPRGAPPVRVDVERLAMLTGCEMTGVSRGWSTRSLAAELGVSAMSVSRHWRAAGARPGASSQAGGMPMQESGGAAEASFAPEAPSPEIIALYAAPPAYALVLSVADTADQADQADQADNDAAGPLPPHGSNHMRTLPAHRRSLAVSLVTALAMLEGGLPGAPASDTGHEALASFLQKAQAAAAPGRRLLALAVSHAGACDAPLQHWLRAHPRITVQLAHGPASWLRMVHRFVRDTQAERAGAFPAGIPELLAAVEAAMRAGTDAPFQWVRTTTGARHVPPAAEPARIQPATVPSPAGWQAPTAEARERTPIAGDRVLPPRGTRQLMPRDTLLKRLMEARRQRCVVIQGQAGSGKTSTLMAWRKAILPLGYDVCWLTLTAEDDEPVRFFDYLLASIAEVDPAAASEAARVVGADSSDTAVELWVITLVRALARRQRELVLMIDDLHHITDMRILQALQWLLDYAPAPLHLAFSSRSALELSMERLRLQGALAEFDMRDLRFTPDESERFLREQLGSIGSNDAATLHALTDGWVAGLQLFAIELRTRQGGRSPLARVGGTGAFSGYFEREVLVHLAPANLDMLASVAICQRFCAPLCAEIVGRPTAIAPIQSRLGQMVLDHLFVTAECGADHVTWYRVHPLLREALLERLPARGEAGQRALHQTAWRWFERHGHIEEAVFHAVKAGQVDAAASMVEGCAQALLTRGQLRQLAALMRLLPVELVQRRFGLHVVNAYMQLYSRDFDQLQRSLDQIESRSEQLDASERYALCLLRAGFALQLDNTDAAAAMLPRLLDAPADLDDFAWHARGNVLSWLLTARGEYDLARRVLEEAELRTGAHRSGQLGRCIHAISLAREGRIKQAGKIVREVMEEAERRGAAYQGLACMAAGLLADTLHESNEAEAACQLLEPRIDMLERVSLPEIVLRACRVLSNSHWLAGRQAQALAYLDRLENYAVRYGLDRLLAEALVLRLRRHLQQDEMERASVVLECVQGVAERYAGAGPERSGQIALAAARGGVEMALHTKDYANAIERIQLLLAGSEQAPGAAGLRLQLAIARLGLGEQQAARQDFLRAIRQGHRLELTRTLLDVLESAPDLLIRLGRDAAPDPVLAFYVERLHKMSSVATARQGQARGSEDAGPMAALSEREREILHLLAQAMSNKKIARVLNLSTETVKWHLKNVYAKLGVGGRGGAAARLRDLSGDSIQPTLRAA comes from the coding sequence ATGACCCGAGCCCCCGACGCCCCCGCCCGCCTGGCACAGCGCGCACGCATTGTCCTGCTCGCCGCCAGTGGCGAACAGAACAAGGCGATCGCCCCGCAGCTTGGGATCAGCCGGGCCCAGGTGGCACGCTGGCGTGAGCGCTATGCGATGTCCGGCGTGAGCGGCATCCTGCGCGACCTGCCGCGTGGCGCGCCGCCGGTGCGGGTGGACGTGGAACGCCTGGCCATGCTGACCGGCTGCGAAATGACGGGCGTCTCGCGTGGCTGGAGCACCCGCAGCCTTGCCGCGGAACTCGGCGTGAGCGCGATGAGCGTTTCGCGGCACTGGCGCGCGGCCGGAGCAAGACCGGGCGCCAGTAGCCAGGCCGGCGGCATGCCGATGCAGGAGTCTGGTGGCGCAGCGGAGGCATCCTTTGCTCCGGAAGCCCCGTCGCCAGAAATCATCGCGCTCTACGCCGCGCCGCCTGCTTACGCGCTGGTGCTGTCGGTGGCCGACACGGCAGACCAGGCAGACCAGGCAGACCAGGCAGACAACGATGCCGCTGGACCGCTCCCACCGCATGGCAGCAACCACATGCGCACGCTGCCCGCCCATCGGCGCAGTCTCGCTGTTTCGCTGGTCACGGCACTGGCGATGCTGGAGGGCGGCCTGCCCGGTGCCCCGGCCAGCGACACCGGCCATGAAGCATTGGCATCGTTCCTGCAGAAGGCGCAAGCCGCGGCTGCGCCGGGGCGCAGGTTGCTGGCGCTGGCGGTCAGCCACGCTGGCGCCTGCGATGCGCCATTGCAGCACTGGCTACGGGCGCACCCGCGCATTACCGTGCAACTGGCGCATGGCCCGGCCAGCTGGCTGCGCATGGTGCATCGCTTCGTGCGCGACACGCAGGCCGAGCGGGCAGGGGCCTTTCCCGCCGGCATCCCCGAATTGCTGGCGGCCGTGGAGGCCGCCATGCGTGCCGGCACCGATGCACCCTTCCAGTGGGTCCGCACAACGACCGGCGCACGGCACGTGCCTCCGGCGGCAGAGCCGGCGCGCATCCAGCCCGCCACGGTGCCATCGCCCGCCGGCTGGCAGGCACCCACTGCCGAGGCGCGCGAGCGTACGCCGATCGCCGGCGACAGGGTCCTGCCGCCGCGGGGCACGCGCCAGCTCATGCCGCGCGACACGCTGCTGAAGCGCCTGATGGAAGCGCGCCGCCAGCGCTGCGTGGTGATCCAGGGGCAGGCCGGCAGCGGCAAGACCAGCACGCTGATGGCATGGCGCAAGGCAATCCTGCCGCTCGGGTACGACGTCTGCTGGCTGACGCTGACGGCCGAAGACGACGAGCCGGTCCGCTTCTTCGACTACCTGCTGGCCAGCATCGCTGAAGTCGATCCCGCCGCAGCCAGCGAAGCCGCGCGGGTGGTCGGCGCCGACAGCAGCGACACTGCCGTCGAACTGTGGGTGATCACCCTTGTCCGGGCGCTGGCCCGGCGCCAGCGCGAACTGGTGCTGATGATCGATGACCTGCACCATATCACCGACATGCGCATCCTGCAGGCGCTCCAATGGCTGCTCGACTATGCGCCGGCGCCACTGCACCTCGCCTTCAGTTCGCGCAGCGCGCTCGAACTGTCGATGGAGCGGTTGCGCCTGCAGGGCGCGCTGGCGGAATTCGACATGCGTGACCTGCGCTTCACGCCGGACGAGTCGGAACGCTTCCTGCGCGAGCAGCTCGGCAGCATCGGCAGCAATGACGCAGCCACGCTGCATGCGCTGACCGACGGCTGGGTGGCGGGGTTGCAGCTCTTTGCCATCGAACTGCGCACCAGGCAGGGAGGCAGGTCGCCGCTGGCCCGCGTCGGGGGTACCGGCGCCTTTTCCGGCTACTTCGAGCGTGAAGTGCTGGTGCACCTGGCACCAGCCAATCTTGACATGCTGGCCAGCGTGGCCATCTGCCAGCGTTTCTGCGCGCCGCTTTGCGCTGAGATCGTGGGCCGGCCGACGGCGATCGCGCCGATCCAGTCGCGGCTGGGCCAGATGGTGCTGGATCATCTCTTCGTCACGGCGGAATGCGGCGCGGACCACGTGACCTGGTATCGCGTTCATCCGTTGCTGCGTGAAGCGCTGCTCGAGCGTCTTCCGGCGCGCGGCGAGGCCGGGCAGCGCGCGCTGCACCAGACGGCGTGGCGCTGGTTCGAGCGCCACGGCCATATCGAAGAAGCCGTGTTCCACGCCGTCAAGGCCGGCCAGGTGGACGCCGCGGCGAGCATGGTAGAAGGCTGCGCCCAGGCGCTGCTGACACGCGGCCAATTGCGCCAGCTGGCCGCGTTGATGCGCCTGCTGCCGGTCGAGCTGGTGCAGCGGCGCTTCGGGCTCCATGTTGTCAATGCGTACATGCAGCTCTATTCGAGGGACTTCGACCAGCTCCAGCGCAGCCTGGACCAGATCGAGTCCCGGAGCGAGCAGCTCGACGCGAGCGAGCGCTACGCGTTGTGCCTGTTGCGGGCAGGCTTTGCCTTGCAGCTGGACAACACCGACGCCGCGGCGGCCATGCTGCCGCGACTGCTGGACGCGCCTGCCGATCTCGACGATTTTGCGTGGCATGCACGCGGCAATGTGCTGTCCTGGCTGCTCACCGCGCGCGGCGAGTACGACCTGGCCCGGCGTGTGCTGGAGGAGGCCGAGTTACGCACCGGTGCGCACCGCAGCGGGCAGCTCGGCCGTTGCATCCATGCCATCAGCCTGGCTCGGGAAGGCAGGATCAAGCAGGCCGGCAAGATCGTGCGCGAGGTGATGGAGGAAGCCGAACGCCGCGGCGCTGCCTACCAGGGACTGGCATGCATGGCTGCGGGGCTGCTGGCCGATACGCTCCACGAATCGAACGAGGCCGAGGCAGCGTGCCAGTTGCTGGAGCCGCGCATCGACATGCTTGAGCGCGTGTCATTGCCGGAGATCGTGCTGCGCGCGTGCCGGGTGCTGTCCAATTCCCACTGGCTGGCGGGCCGCCAGGCGCAGGCGCTCGCCTACCTGGACCGTCTCGAAAATTACGCGGTGCGCTACGGTCTCGACCGGCTCCTTGCCGAAGCGCTGGTGCTGCGCCTGCGCCGCCACCTGCAGCAGGATGAGATGGAGCGCGCCAGTGTCGTGCTGGAGTGCGTGCAGGGGGTGGCGGAGCGCTATGCCGGAGCGGGCCCGGAGCGTTCGGGGCAGATCGCGCTGGCCGCTGCGCGTGGCGGCGTCGAGATGGCACTGCATACCAAGGACTATGCCAACGCCATCGAACGCATCCAGTTGCTGCTGGCAGGCAGCGAGCAGGCACCGGGAGCTGCCGGCTTGCGCCTGCAACTGGCCATCGCGCGGCTGGGCCTGGGCGAGCAGCAGGCGGCGCGCCAGGACTTCCTGCGCGCGATCCGGCAAGGTCATCGGCTTGAGCTGACACGGACGCTGCTCGATGTCCTGGAAAGCGCGCCCGATCTGCTCATCCGGCTCGGCCGCGACGCCGCACCCGACCCAGTGCTGGCCTTCTACGTCGAGCGCCTGCACAAGATGTCGTCCGTGGCCACGGCTCGGCAGGGGCAGGCGCGTGGCAGCGAGGACGCCGGACCCATGGCCGCACTGAGCGAGCGCGAGCGCGAGATCCTGCATCTGCTGGCGCAAGCGATGTCGAACAAGAAGATTGCCAGGGTGCTCAACCTCTCGACCGAGACGGTCAAATGGCATCTCAAGAATGTCTATGCCAAGCTTGGCGTGGGGGGGCGCGGCGGTGCGGCGGCGCGCCTGCGCGACCTGAGCGGCGACTCGATCCAGCCCACTCTCCGCGCTGCCTGA
- a CDS encoding acyl-CoA dehydrogenase — protein MDFERDLGLEAFREQVRAFLRENLPAELGGRIRIGTRSPASELKHWQRILNEKGWGAPYWATEHGGTGWSVLQRLVFDEECTAVGAPSQDTGAQKLLGPVLNAFGTPEQKAEHLPHIFSGARHWCQGFSEPGSGSDLASLRTSADRDGDHYVVNGQKIWTSYAHRADWIFLLVRTDTEVRKQAGISFLLVDMKTPGITVRPIVTIDGCHHLNETFFDNVRVPVRNLVGAEGEGWKITKFLLNNEHATAADLPMLRRYLAQIHALATRRCEGGSVLLERHEFALQLARFEAELAAIATLVQRVAAMEEDHSPAAHAMGSILKIRGTELLQKMSSFLVEALGDYGAVAYPTPQDAAADAAAPLPAQDVARGITNEMFFRRASTIYGGTSEVQRTIIAKSMFQL, from the coding sequence ATGGATTTTGAACGTGACCTGGGCCTGGAGGCCTTTCGCGAGCAGGTGCGCGCCTTCCTGCGCGAGAACCTGCCCGCCGAGCTGGGCGGCCGCATCCGCATCGGCACGCGCTCGCCCGCGTCGGAACTCAAGCACTGGCAGCGCATCCTGAACGAGAAGGGCTGGGGCGCGCCGTACTGGGCAACCGAGCATGGCGGCACCGGCTGGAGCGTGCTGCAGCGCCTGGTGTTCGACGAGGAGTGCACGGCGGTTGGCGCGCCATCGCAAGATACCGGTGCGCAGAAGCTGCTCGGTCCCGTGCTGAATGCATTCGGCACGCCGGAGCAGAAAGCCGAGCACCTGCCGCATATCTTCAGCGGCGCACGGCACTGGTGCCAGGGCTTTTCGGAGCCGGGCTCCGGCTCGGACCTGGCCTCGCTGCGTACCAGCGCCGACCGCGATGGCGACCACTACGTGGTCAATGGCCAGAAGATCTGGACCAGCTACGCGCATCGCGCCGACTGGATCTTCCTGCTGGTGCGCACCGACACCGAGGTCAGGAAGCAGGCAGGCATCAGCTTCCTGCTGGTGGACATGAAGACGCCGGGCATCACGGTCCGGCCCATCGTCACCATCGATGGCTGCCACCACCTGAACGAGACCTTCTTCGACAACGTGCGCGTGCCGGTCAGGAACCTGGTAGGTGCCGAGGGCGAAGGCTGGAAGATCACCAAGTTCCTGCTCAACAACGAACACGCCACGGCCGCCGACCTGCCGATGCTGCGCCGCTACCTGGCGCAGATCCACGCGCTGGCGACACGCCGGTGCGAGGGCGGCAGCGTGCTGCTGGAGCGGCATGAGTTCGCGCTGCAGCTGGCGCGCTTCGAGGCGGAGCTTGCCGCCATCGCCACGCTGGTGCAGCGCGTGGCGGCGATGGAAGAGGATCACAGCCCCGCCGCGCATGCCATGGGCTCGATCCTGAAGATCCGCGGCACCGAGCTGCTGCAGAAGATGAGCAGCTTCCTGGTCGAGGCGCTGGGGGACTACGGCGCCGTCGCTTACCCGACGCCACAGGACGCCGCCGCCGATGCCGCCGCGCCGCTGCCCGCACAGGACGTCGCCCGCGGCATCACCAACGAGATGTTCTTTCGCCGCGCGTCAACGATCTATGGCGGTACCAGCGAGGTGCAGCGCACGATCATCGCCAAGTCAATGTTCCAACTCTGA
- a CDS encoding MaoC family dehydratase — translation MKIYENISDLQPLVGEVIGTSEWLMLEQDRINLFADATGDHQWIHVDPVRAKDGPFGAPIAHGFLTLSLLPAFSHTAYKVKHSSTGVNYGLDKVRFPAPVPVGSLLRAHFKLVSFDPLENGGAQLKLEMIVERQGGSKPVCIAESIIRRFP, via the coding sequence ATGAAGATCTACGAGAACATCAGCGACCTGCAGCCGCTGGTCGGGGAAGTCATCGGCACCAGCGAATGGCTGATGCTGGAGCAGGACCGCATCAACCTGTTTGCCGATGCGACCGGCGATCACCAGTGGATCCACGTGGACCCGGTGCGTGCCAAGGACGGCCCGTTCGGCGCGCCGATCGCGCACGGCTTCCTGACGCTGAGCCTGTTGCCGGCGTTTTCCCATACCGCCTACAAGGTGAAGCACAGCAGCACCGGCGTGAACTACGGCCTGGACAAGGTGCGCTTTCCCGCGCCGGTTCCGGTCGGCAGCCTGCTGCGCGCGCATTTCAAGCTGGTGTCATTCGATCCGCTGGAAAACGGCGGCGCGCAGCTGAAGCTCGAGATGATCGTGGAGCGGCAGGGCGGCAGCAAGCCGGTCTGCATCGCGGAATCGATCATCAGGCGGTTCCCGTAA
- a CDS encoding acyl-CoA dehydrogenase family protein translates to MNFNLTDEQRLLQDSVRRFVDKDYDFEARTARIRSAEPCNARHWAIFAENGWLAAALPESAGGLGGSIIETVLIATELGRGLVVEPYLGSAVLAAQTLAAAAGPDQLDALIPALADGSRRVALAYSEAQSRGLPEPVATRAEPAPGGYRLHGTKTLVLGGCDADAFIVSAMLPGASGEAALCSLFLVPADAAGLQRVALPLHDGSWAAEVTFDQAFVPADALLGEAGTGQAALRHGLTHGIAALCAELVGGMEKTIEITAGYLKVRKQFGVPIGSFQALQHRMADMAAELEVARSMLYALLASIENDDDGDLARTVSQAKALIVRAARYVCGQGIQLHGGIGMTEEYTVGHYFKRAVVADVLFGNADLHEACNARALQAALNQEALQA, encoded by the coding sequence ATGAATTTCAACCTGACTGACGAACAGCGCCTGCTTCAGGACAGCGTGCGCCGCTTCGTCGACAAAGATTACGACTTCGAGGCGCGCACGGCCAGGATCAGGTCCGCCGAGCCCTGCAACGCCAGGCACTGGGCCATCTTTGCCGAGAACGGATGGCTGGCGGCCGCGCTGCCGGAGTCGGCCGGAGGCCTGGGCGGCTCGATCATCGAAACCGTGCTGATCGCCACCGAACTGGGCCGGGGCCTGGTGGTGGAACCGTATCTCGGCAGCGCGGTGCTGGCCGCACAGACCCTGGCGGCGGCTGCCGGTCCCGACCAGCTGGACGCACTGATCCCCGCGCTGGCGGACGGCTCGCGCCGCGTCGCGCTGGCCTACAGCGAGGCGCAGTCGCGCGGCCTGCCCGAACCCGTGGCGACGCGCGCCGAGCCGGCGCCCGGCGGCTACCGCCTGCACGGCACCAAGACGCTGGTGCTGGGCGGCTGCGATGCCGATGCCTTCATCGTGTCCGCCATGCTGCCAGGCGCGTCCGGCGAGGCTGCCCTGTGCAGCCTGTTCCTGGTCCCGGCCGACGCGGCGGGCTTGCAGCGCGTTGCGTTGCCGCTGCACGACGGCAGCTGGGCGGCGGAAGTCACCTTCGACCAGGCTTTTGTACCGGCTGATGCATTGCTTGGCGAAGCGGGCACGGGACAGGCTGCGCTGCGCCACGGGCTCACGCATGGCATCGCGGCGCTCTGTGCCGAGCTGGTCGGCGGCATGGAGAAGACCATCGAGATCACGGCCGGGTACCTGAAGGTGCGCAAGCAGTTCGGGGTGCCCATCGGCAGCTTCCAGGCGCTGCAGCACCGCATGGCGGACATGGCGGCCGAACTCGAAGTCGCGCGCTCAATGCTGTATGCGCTGCTGGCGTCGATCGAGAACGACGACGATGGCGACCTGGCCCGAACGGTGTCGCAGGCCAAGGCACTGATCGTCCGTGCCGCCCGCTACGTCTGCGGGCAAGGCATCCAGCTCCACGGCGGCATCGGCATGACCGAGGAGTACACCGTGGGCCACTACTTCAAGCGCGCCGTGGTGGCGGACGTGCTGTTTGGCAACGCAGACCTGCACGAGGCTTGCAACGCTCGCGCCCTGCAGGCAGCCCTGAACCAGGAGGCATTGCAAGCATGA